A genomic region of Candidatus Krumholzibacteriota bacterium contains the following coding sequences:
- a CDS encoding peptidylprolyl isomerase: protein MDTHRWTPTCRLLAIVAVAALAFGSATARETAARADGEGGTDGETHPRIAIELESGGRIVVELLPEEAPCTCERILALVREGFYDGCSFHRVESYLVQAGKKECELPPIEGEMFGQTVWHDPGAVGIARLPDDYDSAIAQFYIMKEKRSTFNGEYTLFGHVVEGMDAVTEIEKGAKIEHVSLLE from the coding sequence ATGGATACCCACCGATGGACGCCGACGTGCCGGCTCCTCGCCATCGTCGCCGTCGCCGCCCTCGCGTTCGGTTCCGCCACGGCCCGGGAGACGGCCGCGCGGGCCGACGGCGAGGGAGGAACGGACGGAGAGACGCACCCGCGCATCGCGATCGAGCTCGAATCGGGAGGGCGGATCGTCGTCGAACTGCTGCCCGAGGAGGCGCCATGCACCTGCGAGCGGATCCTCGCGCTCGTCCGCGAGGGATTCTACGACGGGTGCAGTTTCCACCGCGTCGAGTCCTATCTCGTCCAGGCGGGCAAGAAGGAGTGCGAGCTGCCGCCGATCGAGGGAGAGATGTTCGGCCAGACGGTCTGGCACGATCCGGGCGCCGTCGGCATCGCCAGGCTGCCGGACGACTACGACTCGGCGATCGCGCAATTCTACATCATGAAGGAGAAGCGCTCGACCTTCAACGGGGAGTACACCCTCTTCGGACACGTCGTCGAGGGGATGGACGCCGTGACGGAGATCGAGAAGGGCGCGAAGATCGAGCACGTCTCCCTGCTCGAATAG